In one Nicotiana sylvestris chromosome 8, ASM39365v2, whole genome shotgun sequence genomic region, the following are encoded:
- the LOC138875482 gene encoding uncharacterized protein, translating into MAALTSPQSLVVGEQSVQAPGINIPPKMNYAATVTKENVRQIQHTVLCPVRFEHGEPIVEFTTDEVKEFVMEEGLHQAVVIKFSYGKPELHDLRRIFPKQFDVKGSCNIGQLEFRHLLVRFDLYEDYVNFVSRSTGHINSKGDEFFFRTFPWTIGFDPRIETSKVVVWISFPDLPPNYFAKKSLMSIASSVGKPLAIDKAMKDRTRPSAARVKVLLDLLDKHPKNVKIFVVDKLSGKSNNFHQKVMYDYLPMYCTCCKHQGHDENSCRSMKGRNKIAKGNIEQKSRNDLDEISTEQLQGDARQLLNAIRDANQLQENDNVTQMHGVVDDTSHTQNKMKGKATATRSLAIITGQKPTGNLGG; encoded by the coding sequence ATGGCTGCATTGACCTCTCCCCAATCCTTGGTTGTGGGAGAGCAAAGTGTTCAAGCACCTGGGATCAACATTCCACCAAAAATGAATTATGCAGCAACTGTGACTAAAGAAAATGTGCGACAAATCCAACATACAGTTCTATGTCCAGTTAGATTCGAACATGGAGAACCAATCGTAGAATTCACCACAGATGAGGTGAAAGAGTTTGTCATGGAGGAAGGTTTACACCAAGCAGTTGTCATCAAATTCTCTTATGGAAAACCAGAACTTCACGACCTCAGAAGAATTTTTCCAAAACAGTTCGATGTGAAGGGATCGTGTAACATCGGGCAGCTGGAGTTTAGACATTTACTGGTACGATTCGATCTTTATGAAGATTATGTAAACTTTGTTTCCAGATCTACTGGGCACATTAACTCAAAAGGAGATGagttcttcttcagaacttttcCTTGGACGATTGGATTCGATCCAAGAATTGAGACTTCAAAGGTTGTCGTGTGGATCTCATTCCCAGATCTTCCACCCAATTATTTTGCAAAGAAATCTTTGATGTCAATTGCATCTTCAGTTGGAAAACCTCTAGCTATTGACAAGGCGATGAAAGATCGAACAAGGCCAAGCGCTGCGAGGGTTAAAGTGTTGCTGGATCTGCTGGATAAGCATCCCAAAAACGTCAAGATTTTCGTCGTCGACAAACTTTCTGGAAAATCTAATAATTTCCATCAAAAGGTTATGTATGATTACCTTCCAATGTATTGTACATGTTGTAAGCACCAAGGGCATGATGAAAATTCATGTCGCTCGATGAAAGGGAGGAATAAAATTGCAAAGGGAAATATCGAGCAAAAAAGTCGAAATGATTTGGATGAGATTTCTACTGAACAACTTCAAGGTGATGCAAGGCAATTGTTGAATGCAATAAGAGATGCCAATCAGCTGCAAGAAAATGACAATGTGACTCAAATGCATGGAGTGGTCGATGACACTTCACATACTCAGAATAAGATGAAAGGTAAGGCTACTGCTACAAGAAGTCTTGCGATCATCACAGGTCAAAAGCCTACTGGAAATTTAGGAGGATAA